A single window of Granulicella sibirica DNA harbors:
- a CDS encoding SGNH/GDSL hydrolase family protein: MRHLLPSFAWLLVSAASVCHGQSGGSSGWTGTWSAAPRIEFTTDGIGTAPETIREIVHVSTGGRAVRIRLSNVFGTDTLRIDGVSIAVAAQAGTLKSTPELLTFNGMPQANIAAGKSLTSDSVSLALAPLSDLAVSILVPPETIHVMTVHPKANTTNYTAPGNQLLSLRMREQSSSDAYPFLVAVDVQSEAESYSDAGAIVCLGDSITQGVHSTPNRNEAWPDVLARTLQSRTDMKRIGVLNEGIGGNRIFQNGGGPAALSRFDRDVLHQSNVKFLVLAVGINDIGLGYGPAAQPSATRPTARQIEAAYRDLSQRAHLQGIKVIGATLTPFGRAAYFSEAGEAVRQEVNQWIRTSALNEHIYDSIVDFDQLLDARQNDSRPMLKSRYDSGDGLHPNDSGYELMGREVYNAFMRVDNRP, translated from the coding sequence ATGAGACACCTCCTACCTTCATTTGCTTGGCTGCTGGTTTCCGCCGCATCTGTTTGCCATGGTCAATCCGGTGGCTCGAGCGGCTGGACGGGAACTTGGTCAGCTGCACCGCGTATTGAATTCACCACCGATGGAATTGGGACAGCTCCGGAAACGATCCGGGAGATCGTGCATGTGTCGACCGGAGGCCGTGCTGTACGAATTCGGCTTAGTAACGTATTCGGTACAGACACTCTCAGAATTGATGGTGTCAGCATAGCCGTGGCCGCACAGGCCGGCACACTGAAGTCTACACCTGAGCTGCTGACCTTTAATGGTATGCCGCAGGCAAATATAGCTGCCGGAAAAAGCCTCACCAGTGATTCTGTTTCGCTTGCATTAGCCCCGTTATCTGATCTCGCGGTCAGCATTCTCGTACCACCCGAAACGATTCACGTGATGACTGTACACCCAAAGGCAAACACGACCAACTATACCGCGCCCGGAAATCAGTTGCTTTCCTTACGGATGCGAGAACAGAGTTCTTCTGACGCGTATCCGTTTCTTGTCGCTGTCGATGTGCAATCGGAGGCTGAGTCGTATTCCGATGCCGGAGCGATCGTCTGCCTCGGCGATAGCATTACTCAGGGTGTCCATAGCACGCCGAACAGGAACGAGGCGTGGCCGGATGTCCTCGCAAGAACGCTGCAATCCAGAACTGACATGAAACGAATCGGGGTCTTGAATGAGGGGATTGGGGGAAATCGTATCTTTCAGAATGGTGGTGGGCCGGCGGCGTTGTCGCGCTTCGATCGCGACGTGCTGCACCAGTCGAACGTCAAGTTCCTGGTCCTGGCAGTGGGTATTAATGACATAGGACTCGGCTATGGTCCAGCCGCGCAGCCGTCAGCAACCAGACCGACTGCACGGCAAATAGAAGCGGCGTACAGAGACCTGTCCCAGCGCGCTCATCTTCAAGGCATCAAGGTGATTGGCGCAACCCTTACGCCATTCGGGAGAGCAGCTTATTTTTCGGAAGCGGGCGAAGCCGTAAGGCAAGAGGTTAATCAATGGATTCGGACTAGCGCTCTGAACGAGCACATCTACGATAGCATCGTAGACTTTGACCAGCTACTGGACGCTCGACAGAATGACTCAAGACCAATGTTGAAATCGCGCTATGACAGCGGAGATGGTCTGCACCCAAACGATTCTGGCTACGAGTTAATGGGACGCGAGGTATACAACGCATTTATGCGCGTCGATAATCGGCCCTGA
- a CDS encoding nuclear transport factor 2 family protein — protein MTRRHTTASISALLVMFVLTSTLRLKAQKATAVDERSITDVVRTLLVALRNEDQTELNSVVTQDFYIFDNGSRFDKDSVMAFMKRLHASGKQIEWNITEPDVHVVGDVAWIAYLNKGTITTGQIKSDQSWLESGFLERKSGKWQLEFMQSTRIPGSVGVPK, from the coding sequence TTGACACGTCGCCATACTACCGCATCGATCTCGGCTCTTCTGGTTATGTTCGTCCTCACAAGTACTCTTCGCCTGAAGGCACAAAAAGCGACAGCGGTCGATGAGCGGTCCATCACGGATGTCGTCAGAACGTTACTCGTCGCCTTGAGGAACGAAGACCAGACGGAACTCAACTCTGTAGTCACACAAGACTTTTATATCTTTGACAACGGGTCACGGTTTGACAAAGACTCGGTTATGGCCTTCATGAAGCGTTTACACGCCTCAGGAAAACAGATTGAGTGGAATATCACGGAGCCAGACGTACATGTTGTCGGGGATGTTGCGTGGATCGCGTACCTGAACAAGGGCACAATTACTACGGGACAGATCAAGTCAGATCAAAGCTGGCTAGAGTCTGGTTTCCTGGAAAGGAAGTCAGGCAAATGGCAACTTGAATTTATGCAAAGCACTCGGATTCCCGGAAGCGTAGGAGTCCCTAAATGA
- a CDS encoding glycoside hydrolase family 5 protein, with product MNKQLLRDGKPWVPHGFFQVAFQASPNEQNVPNFETQAQAYYSPQEYTDMANAGADSVRVMLGQTVGDPQNTKLYSESFVNGFIGAVQEARKAGLTVIVGVQDESITQDPNPTDLPNSATQRVWAQLVPAFKNDKGILLELFNEPGTGPDQAVQPSDWQDWVTAMNSTIASVRAEGAKNVVIADGLAHAGILTGAPTLTDSLNQTAYAAHPYTFQESSEEERNEQAFLDNSFGNFAASNPVIITEWGQGYYCGPTNPAFLLFFLNYIQSKGIGLEMSFWDWGGPTAFGGTRYNYPNPVVSMYYDNGSLLTCGTAQRGPGLTINSWYATNVLPSKVL from the coding sequence GTGAACAAGCAACTCTTGCGCGATGGAAAGCCGTGGGTACCACATGGATTTTTCCAAGTTGCATTTCAAGCGTCCCCAAACGAACAGAATGTGCCCAACTTCGAGACACAAGCGCAAGCTTACTACTCGCCGCAGGAATATACAGACATGGCAAACGCCGGCGCCGACTCGGTCCGCGTTATGCTTGGCCAAACAGTCGGCGATCCTCAAAACACCAAGCTCTATTCGGAATCTTTTGTGAATGGATTCATTGGCGCGGTTCAAGAAGCCAGGAAAGCGGGTCTCACAGTCATTGTGGGTGTTCAGGATGAGTCGATTACGCAAGATCCGAATCCAACAGACTTGCCGAACTCAGCAACGCAGCGCGTATGGGCACAACTCGTGCCTGCATTCAAGAACGATAAAGGTATTCTGCTCGAGTTGTTCAACGAGCCGGGCACTGGCCCGGACCAGGCTGTGCAACCATCTGATTGGCAAGATTGGGTCACGGCGATGAACTCGACGATCGCCAGCGTACGTGCTGAAGGTGCGAAGAACGTCGTTATCGCTGACGGCCTCGCGCATGCCGGAATTCTGACGGGAGCCCCAACTCTGACCGATAGTCTGAATCAGACTGCCTATGCGGCCCATCCGTATACTTTCCAAGAATCCAGCGAAGAAGAGCGGAACGAACAAGCATTCCTGGACAACAGTTTTGGGAACTTTGCCGCAAGCAATCCTGTGATCATCACGGAATGGGGTCAGGGCTATTATTGCGGTCCAACCAACCCAGCCTTCCTTCTCTTCTTTCTTAACTACATTCAGAGTAAAGGAATTGGTTTGGAGATGAGTTTCTGGGATTGGGGCGGTCCGACGGCATTCGGAGGAACTCGCTATAACTACCCCAACCCTGTTGTTTCGATGTACTACGACAACGGATCGCTGTTGACGTGCGGAACGGCACAGCGCGGTCCCGGACTAACCATAAATTCCTGGTATGCCACTAACGTTCTTCCATCCAAGGTACTGTGA
- a CDS encoding class I SAM-dependent methyltransferase → MSFPNPYNDNVLAASYAKLGTENTYNIAYRDVAHLFETYDMSGNALDYGCGAGRSTRFLRSHGFSAIGVDISEAMIAEAREQDAEADYRLIEPGNLQAFRDGQFDLVLSMWPFDTIATAGEKIETLNEISRVLKPDGRSILVASSPELYMREWVSFSTSEFPENKIARDGDKVRVLIKDAGSRRLVEDILCTEANYEAIFQKTTLMLLEKRSPLASVDDRYQCDWISELSNAPWMVFLLQKRADAQ, encoded by the coding sequence TTGTCCTTCCCCAATCCCTACAATGACAACGTTCTTGCTGCCTCGTACGCTAAGCTGGGCACCGAGAATACATATAATATCGCCTATCGAGACGTCGCTCACTTGTTCGAGACATATGACATGTCCGGGAACGCTCTGGACTACGGGTGTGGCGCAGGCCGATCAACCAGATTTTTGCGCAGTCATGGTTTCTCTGCCATAGGCGTTGACATATCGGAGGCCATGATAGCGGAGGCCCGCGAGCAGGACGCAGAGGCGGACTACCGACTAATCGAGCCGGGGAACCTTCAAGCTTTCAGGGATGGGCAGTTCGATTTGGTTCTCTCCATGTGGCCGTTCGACACAATTGCGACTGCAGGAGAGAAGATCGAAACACTAAACGAGATCAGCCGAGTATTGAAGCCGGATGGTCGGAGCATCCTCGTCGCATCATCTCCCGAACTTTACATGCGTGAATGGGTTTCCTTCAGTACGTCCGAGTTCCCGGAAAACAAGATAGCGAGGGATGGAGATAAGGTTAGGGTGTTGATTAAGGACGCAGGTAGTCGACGTCTCGTAGAAGACATCCTCTGTACGGAAGCAAACTATGAGGCGATCTTCCAGAAAACAACGCTAATGCTTTTGGAAAAGCGAAGTCCGCTTGCCTCGGTCGACGACAGGTACCAGTGTGACTGGATCAGTGAGCTCTCTAACGCTCCTTGGATGGTGTTTCTTCTGCAAAAGCGGGCGGATGCGCAATGA
- a CDS encoding amino acid permease, producing MWRVKSLDTSLEQSERNPLLRSLGPVQLTLFGVGSTIGTGIFVLTSQAAQEAGPGMIVSFILAAIVCGIATLCYAELAAMAPISGAAYVYVYASFGEFWAWIVGWALVLEYAISASAVAVGWSGYLVGLLEHSALHVVLPVKFTNGPYGGGIINLPAVLLCLVVTLLLVVGTQESARVNAFFVTVKVLALGSFVVMSLPAIKDTNFHPFAPLGVAGITNAAASIFFTFIGFDAVATAAEETRNPQRNLPIGLFGALLVVTLTYLLVAIGAAGTFGAQPMKNIDGVPLLAGSKTLAERCDQLASGSHQSLACSHEGLASILRQLGHPAAAGWLGLAAFIALPSVVMMLIYGQTRIFFVMARDGLIPDRLARTHPRWKTPYVVTLCTGIAVAFASALLPVGRLAAIANSGTLFAFFLVSLAVLRLRYTEPSRNRPFRTPAVWFVASVSCLGCFVLFLFLSREAKLVLPLWSAIGLTIYGLYGVRRSRLVRGGA from the coding sequence ATGTGGAGAGTAAAGTCGCTTGATACCAGCCTTGAACAGTCTGAGCGTAACCCGCTCTTACGTTCTTTAGGACCAGTGCAGCTCACACTTTTTGGAGTTGGATCGACGATTGGCACCGGAATCTTCGTTTTGACATCTCAGGCTGCCCAGGAAGCAGGCCCGGGAATGATTGTGTCTTTCATTCTTGCCGCCATTGTCTGTGGGATAGCTACACTATGCTACGCAGAACTAGCAGCTATGGCTCCTATCTCGGGAGCGGCATACGTATACGTATATGCCAGCTTTGGGGAATTCTGGGCATGGATCGTCGGCTGGGCATTAGTTCTCGAGTATGCTATTTCGGCAAGCGCAGTGGCTGTGGGGTGGTCGGGATATCTGGTGGGACTACTTGAGCACTCAGCGTTGCATGTCGTCCTTCCGGTTAAGTTTACAAACGGCCCATACGGCGGCGGTATAATTAACCTTCCCGCAGTCTTATTGTGTCTTGTTGTGACTTTACTCCTCGTGGTTGGTACTCAGGAGAGCGCACGTGTGAACGCGTTCTTTGTCACGGTAAAAGTCTTAGCACTAGGATCGTTCGTGGTAATGTCATTACCTGCGATCAAGGATACCAATTTCCATCCGTTCGCCCCGCTTGGGGTTGCGGGCATCACGAACGCTGCCGCTTCTATTTTCTTCACATTCATCGGTTTTGATGCAGTGGCCACAGCTGCGGAGGAAACGAGAAACCCTCAAAGAAACCTGCCCATCGGTCTCTTTGGAGCGCTCTTGGTGGTGACACTCACCTATTTGCTTGTTGCAATCGGTGCTGCGGGTACGTTCGGCGCTCAACCCATGAAGAATATCGACGGGGTACCATTACTTGCGGGCTCAAAGACATTGGCTGAACGTTGCGATCAGCTTGCATCGGGCTCGCACCAGTCGCTCGCCTGCTCTCACGAAGGACTCGCCTCTATTCTCCGCCAGCTCGGTCACCCTGCTGCTGCCGGTTGGCTTGGCCTGGCTGCTTTCATTGCGTTGCCGTCGGTCGTGATGATGCTTATTTACGGTCAGACACGTATCTTTTTTGTGATGGCTCGCGATGGCCTTATTCCCGACCGCCTAGCTCGTACACATCCGCGATGGAAGACACCCTACGTCGTGACCCTATGCACAGGAATAGCCGTGGCGTTCGCTTCCGCCTTGTTACCGGTAGGCCGTCTAGCGGCTATCGCAAATTCTGGAACGCTCTTCGCGTTCTTCCTTGTATCGCTTGCAGTTCTGCGACTGAGATACACAGAACCCAGTCGCAACCGTCCCTTCCGCACTCCAGCTGTGTGGTTCGTGGCCTCGGTCTCGTGTCTAGGGTGCTTCGTCCTGTTTCTCTTTTTGTCGCGAGAGGCCAAGCTGGTTCTACCCTTGTGGTCTGCTATCGGCCTTACGATCTACGGCCTGTACGGCGTGCGCCGATCTCGACTTGTGCGAGGCGGAGCATAG